One Pseudonocardia abyssalis DNA segment encodes these proteins:
- a CDS encoding sensor histidine kinase has product MRHRIVRLAVVAAAVAVALFGFPLAVAVVQYAEIYKLLDLERLADRAALRVSADLTDEGDPNSGDLEDEATLTFLSLYDDDGTYLSGRGPELPEAMVHSALDGSVETGSADGLLLVAVPVAHDGEIVGAVRIAGSRDALLWPVTVAWLGMAGLALLAVGVVWGIARREGARLARPLDDLSTAACRLGDGDFSVRVPTVRYVEIDAVGSALNRTASRLDELLARERAFSAEASHQLRTPLTGLRLGLENALEQRGEDPWRAIARGLRATDRIERTIDELLALARDDRGAADPLDLGRVVQEAVDQWDPQFSAAGRPLRVDLQPDTPPALASAAAVRQVLAVLLDNALQHGRGEVEVSTRDVGGAVAVDVGDHGPGIVIPDSELFTRTGTSSGGHGIGLPLARRLAEAEGGRLRLARPTPPLFSLLLPAGSHH; this is encoded by the coding sequence GTGCGTCATCGGATCGTCCGGCTCGCCGTGGTGGCGGCGGCGGTGGCCGTGGCGCTGTTCGGGTTTCCCCTGGCTGTCGCCGTCGTCCAGTACGCGGAGATCTACAAGCTGCTCGACCTGGAGCGGCTGGCCGACCGGGCCGCGTTGCGGGTGTCGGCGGACCTGACCGACGAGGGGGACCCGAACTCCGGCGATCTCGAGGACGAGGCCACGCTGACGTTCCTGTCCCTCTACGACGACGACGGCACCTATCTGAGCGGTCGCGGGCCCGAGCTGCCCGAGGCCATGGTCCACTCGGCCCTCGACGGTTCGGTCGAGACCGGTTCGGCCGACGGTCTGCTGCTCGTGGCAGTCCCTGTGGCACACGACGGGGAGATCGTCGGGGCAGTGCGGATCGCCGGTTCGCGCGACGCGCTGCTGTGGCCGGTCACCGTGGCCTGGCTCGGGATGGCCGGTCTGGCGCTGCTCGCCGTGGGGGTCGTCTGGGGGATCGCCCGGCGGGAGGGTGCCCGCCTGGCGCGCCCACTCGACGACCTGTCGACCGCGGCCTGCCGTCTCGGTGACGGGGATTTCAGCGTGCGAGTGCCGACGGTGCGCTACGTCGAGATCGACGCGGTCGGAAGCGCCCTGAACCGCACCGCATCGAGGCTGGACGAACTCCTCGCCCGCGAACGCGCGTTCTCCGCGGAGGCGTCGCACCAGCTGCGCACCCCGCTCACCGGGCTCCGCCTGGGTCTGGAGAACGCCCTGGAGCAACGTGGCGAGGATCCGTGGCGGGCCATCGCCCGGGGCCTGCGCGCCACCGATCGCATCGAGCGCACCATCGACGAGCTGCTGGCCCTCGCCCGGGACGACCGCGGCGCCGCCGACCCGCTGGACCTCGGACGGGTGGTGCAGGAGGCCGTCGATCAGTGGGACCCCCAGTTCAGCGCCGCGGGCCGCCCGCTCCGGGTCGACCTGCAACCGGACACCCCGCCCGCCTTGGCGTCGGCCGCAGCGGTGCGACAGGTGCTCGCCGTCCTGCTCGACAACGCTCTGCAACACGGGCGAGGCGAGGTTGAGGTGTCCACCCGGGACGTGGGAGGCGCGGTAGCCGTCGACGTCGGTGATCACGGTCCGGGGATCGTCATCCCGGACTCGGAGCTGTTCACCCGGACCGGGACATCGTCAGGCGGACACGGCATCGGGCTGCCGCTGGCGCGGCGGCTCGCCGAGGCCGAGGGAGGCCGGTTGCGGCTCGCCCGGCCCACACCGCCGCTGTTCTCCCTACTACTCCCGGCAGGCAGCCATCACTGA
- a CDS encoding SHOCT domain-containing protein, with product MMDGSMGWLWIWPVFVVVGLVLLGYVAYGLVQRRGTRPGAWRLPALRTLDERYARGEIDDHTYRTRRAELT from the coding sequence ATGATGGACGGCTCGATGGGCTGGCTCTGGATCTGGCCGGTGTTCGTCGTGGTCGGGCTGGTCCTGCTCGGCTACGTGGCCTACGGGCTGGTGCAAAGGCGCGGGACCCGCCCGGGGGCGTGGCGCCTGCCTGCGCTCAGGACCCTCGACGAGCGCTACGCCCGCGGCGAGATTGACGACCACACCTACCGCACGCGCCGCGCGGAACTGACATGA
- a CDS encoding heavy metal translocating P-type ATPase: MRTQIHRPARTVVVELDGLHWATETKAVEAVLGRRPGVVAVEANAVGQTATVTYDPATTTVEELTGWVRDCGYHCAGESVPDHLCPPPAAVGDHAAHDRAEVRTGSPAEVMGHGGHGEMSMAAMVADMRNRFLVALVFAVVITLWSQIGRQVFGFTVAAPFGLRDDVFQLILSLPVIGYSASIFFTGAVRALRARTLDMMVLVAVAVGAGWVYSVGVTLTGGGEVFYEAATILTTFVLLGHYFEMRARGGANEAVRALLKLAPPVAIVLRDGEPVEIPTDQVVVGDLLLVRPGSKIASDGVVTDGESDVDESTVTGESLPVHKEPGDEVVGATINTTGTLRVRATRVGADTALAQIVKLVQEAQNSKAPGQRLADRAAFWLVFVALVGGVGTFAVWLLAGRPVAEALLFAITVVVVTCPDALGLATPTAIMVGTGLGAGRGVLFKNATAIETSQKIDVVVMDKTGTLTQGAPEVTDLIVEGLPEIDALALVAAVERESEHPLAEAVVRHADAAGAARLAAEGFRSVPGKGAVATVDGRRVAVGNVRLMEAESVELGALGAAQQELAAGGRTAVLASVDGRAVAVIGIADAVRPTSAAAVAELTGLGVEVVMLTGDNAATAQRIGEQLGVTTVIAEVLPGDKAAKVKELMDGGRRVAMVGDGVNDAPALAQADLGIAIGAGTDVAVETADVVLMRSDPLDVAVALRIGRGTVRKMRQNLGWAIGYNAIALPIAAGVFEPAFGLVLRPEIAAITMAGSSIIVAVNALTLKRLRLPEPVVAPRASIGTPSVGPVIAPADAQRH; the protein is encoded by the coding sequence GTGCGTACACAGATCCACCGCCCGGCGCGCACCGTCGTGGTGGAGCTCGACGGGTTGCACTGGGCGACCGAGACGAAGGCGGTGGAGGCGGTCCTGGGTCGACGGCCGGGTGTCGTCGCCGTCGAGGCGAACGCGGTGGGTCAGACCGCGACGGTGACCTACGACCCTGCCACCACCACGGTCGAGGAACTCACCGGATGGGTCCGGGACTGCGGCTATCACTGCGCCGGGGAATCCGTACCGGATCACCTGTGCCCGCCGCCCGCAGCTGTCGGGGACCACGCAGCGCACGACCGGGCGGAGGTTCGGACGGGCAGCCCCGCCGAGGTGATGGGCCACGGCGGGCACGGTGAGATGTCGATGGCGGCGATGGTCGCCGATATGCGCAACCGGTTCCTCGTCGCGCTGGTCTTCGCCGTGGTCATCACGTTGTGGTCCCAGATCGGGCGCCAGGTGTTCGGGTTCACCGTGGCGGCGCCGTTCGGGCTGCGCGACGATGTGTTCCAGCTGATCCTGAGTCTGCCGGTGATCGGCTACTCGGCGTCGATCTTCTTCACCGGTGCGGTCCGGGCCCTGCGCGCCCGCACGCTGGACATGATGGTGCTGGTCGCGGTGGCGGTGGGTGCGGGCTGGGTGTACTCGGTCGGGGTCACCCTCACCGGCGGCGGGGAGGTGTTCTACGAGGCCGCGACCATCCTCACGACGTTCGTGCTGCTCGGGCACTACTTCGAGATGCGCGCCCGCGGCGGGGCCAACGAGGCCGTGCGCGCACTGCTGAAGCTGGCGCCGCCGGTGGCGATCGTCCTGCGCGATGGCGAGCCGGTGGAGATCCCGACCGACCAGGTGGTCGTGGGTGATCTGCTGCTGGTGCGGCCCGGGTCGAAGATCGCCTCCGACGGGGTGGTCACCGACGGCGAGAGCGACGTGGACGAGTCCACCGTGACCGGGGAGAGCCTGCCCGTGCACAAGGAGCCCGGGGACGAGGTCGTCGGGGCCACCATCAACACCACCGGCACGCTGCGCGTGCGGGCGACGAGGGTCGGTGCGGACACCGCGCTGGCCCAGATCGTGAAGCTGGTGCAGGAGGCGCAGAACTCCAAGGCGCCCGGGCAGCGCCTCGCGGACCGGGCCGCGTTCTGGCTGGTGTTCGTGGCGCTGGTCGGGGGCGTGGGCACGTTCGCGGTGTGGCTGCTCGCCGGGCGTCCGGTCGCTGAGGCGTTGCTGTTCGCGATCACGGTGGTCGTGGTGACCTGCCCGGACGCCCTCGGTTTGGCCACCCCGACCGCGATCATGGTGGGCACCGGGCTGGGTGCGGGTCGTGGGGTGCTGTTCAAGAACGCCACCGCGATCGAGACGTCGCAGAAGATCGACGTGGTGGTCATGGACAAGACCGGCACCCTGACCCAGGGCGCGCCCGAGGTGACCGACCTGATCGTCGAGGGGCTGCCCGAGATCGACGCGTTGGCGCTGGTCGCGGCGGTCGAGCGGGAGTCCGAGCACCCGCTCGCCGAGGCCGTGGTCCGCCACGCCGACGCCGCGGGCGCCGCGCGCCTGGCCGCGGAGGGGTTCCGCAGCGTGCCCGGGAAGGGCGCGGTCGCCACCGTCGACGGCAGGCGGGTCGCGGTGGGAAACGTCCGGCTGATGGAGGCCGAGTCCGTCGAGCTCGGCGCGCTCGGAGCGGCGCAGCAGGAGCTCGCCGCCGGTGGGCGGACCGCGGTGCTCGCCTCGGTCGACGGCCGGGCCGTCGCGGTGATCGGGATCGCCGACGCGGTGCGTCCCACCTCTGCTGCCGCGGTCGCGGAGCTGACCGGGCTCGGTGTCGAGGTGGTCATGCTGACCGGGGACAACGCCGCGACCGCGCAGCGGATCGGTGAGCAACTGGGCGTGACCACGGTGATCGCCGAGGTGCTGCCGGGGGACAAGGCGGCGAAAGTCAAGGAATTGATGGACGGTGGGCGTCGGGTGGCGATGGTCGGTGACGGCGTGAACGACGCCCCAGCACTGGCGCAGGCCGATCTCGGGATCGCGATCGGCGCCGGCACCGACGTGGCCGTGGAGACCGCTGATGTCGTCCTGATGCGATCCGATCCCCTCGACGTCGCGGTGGCACTGCGGATCGGACGGGGGACGGTGCGCAAGATGCGCCAGAACCTGGGCTGGGCGATCGGCTACAACGCCATCGCGCTCCCGATCGCGGCCGGGGTGTTCGAGCCCGCCTTCGGGCTGGTGCTGCGCCCGGAGATCGCGGCGATCACCATGGCCGGGTCCAGCATCATCGTCGCGGTGAACGCGCTGACCCTCAAACGGCTCCGGCTGCCCGAGCCGGTCGTTGCGCCGCGCGCCTCAATCGGCACACCATCGGTCGGGCCGGTCATTGCGCCCGCCGACGCGCAGCGGCATTGA
- a CDS encoding multicopper oxidase family protein, whose protein sequence is MTHPISRRRVIVLSGLGAVGVAAGVTGWIAGTAGAGPGDRLQPGDTGAELAQPLLHDSRDGRLDVALTAAAGARTAGRDTSALGYNGTSPGPTLRVRPGDELAVRLTNGLDQPTNLHTHGLRVSPQGNSDNPFVTIDPGSTFDYLYRIPPDHPAGTFWYHAHHHGTVADQTFGGLVGALLVDRGPDLPVVADRILLISDTTLDGAGRIVATGAMDRAMGRRGELVLVNGQHQPTVSATPGAAQRWRLINTCTSRVLDIRLAGHELVQVAHDGTFLPVPVARDRIVLAPGNRADVVVRPTGPGRHALTAEPAGQGGMGGMGGMGGGGMGSGDPVGGPITLATMVTEGANSASPPLPATLPAETPPAGPATAQRRIAFRMAMGGMSTGGMAFTIDGRVFDGDRDDQTITLGTTEEWTVTNTGPLAHPFHLHVWPFTVLASSDAALPIGVPQDVVLIPANGWVRLRIPFTTFPGRSVYHCHILDHEDAGMMATVNVRG, encoded by the coding sequence ATGACGCATCCGATCAGCAGGCGCCGCGTGATCGTCCTGAGCGGTCTCGGTGCGGTCGGGGTCGCCGCCGGTGTGACCGGCTGGATCGCCGGCACGGCGGGCGCCGGTCCGGGTGACCGGCTACAGCCCGGTGACACCGGTGCCGAGCTGGCGCAGCCGCTGCTGCACGACAGCCGCGACGGCCGGCTCGACGTCGCACTCACCGCCGCTGCCGGGGCACGCACCGCCGGGCGCGACACCAGCGCCCTGGGCTACAACGGCACCTCACCGGGGCCGACGCTGCGGGTCCGACCCGGCGACGAGCTCGCGGTGCGATTGACCAACGGGCTCGACCAGCCCACCAACCTGCACACCCACGGCCTGCGCGTGTCACCGCAGGGCAACAGTGACAACCCGTTCGTCACGATCGACCCCGGTTCGACGTTCGACTACCTCTACCGCATCCCGCCCGACCACCCGGCCGGCACGTTCTGGTACCACGCCCACCACCACGGCACCGTGGCCGACCAGACCTTCGGCGGGCTGGTCGGCGCGCTGCTCGTCGACCGCGGACCCGACCTGCCCGTCGTCGCCGACCGGATCCTCCTGATCTCCGACACCACCCTCGACGGTGCCGGCCGGATCGTCGCCACCGGCGCCATGGACCGAGCGATGGGCCGCCGGGGCGAGCTGGTCCTGGTCAACGGCCAGCACCAGCCCACCGTCTCCGCCACCCCGGGCGCGGCGCAGCGCTGGCGGCTCATCAACACCTGCACCTCCCGGGTGCTCGACATCCGCCTCGCCGGGCACGAACTCGTCCAGGTCGCCCACGACGGGACGTTCCTGCCGGTCCCGGTCGCCCGGGACCGGATCGTGCTCGCCCCGGGCAACCGCGCCGACGTCGTGGTGCGTCCCACCGGACCCGGCCGCCACGCGCTCACCGCCGAACCTGCCGGACAGGGCGGGATGGGCGGTATGGGCGGCATGGGAGGCGGCGGCATGGGAAGCGGCGACCCGGTTGGTGGACCGATCACCCTCGCCACCATGGTCACCGAGGGTGCAAACTCCGCGTCACCGCCGTTGCCCGCCACCCTGCCCGCCGAGACACCCCCTGCCGGCCCGGCGACCGCGCAGCGCCGGATCGCCTTCCGGATGGCCATGGGCGGCATGAGCACGGGAGGTATGGCGTTCACCATCGACGGCCGCGTCTTCGACGGCGACCGCGACGACCAGACCATCACCCTGGGCACCACCGAGGAATGGACCGTCACCAACACCGGCCCGCTGGCACACCCGTTCCACCTGCACGTGTGGCCGTTCACCGTGCTGGCCAGCAGCGACGCGGCCCTACCGATCGGGGTGCCGCAGGACGTGGTCCTGATCCCGGCCAACGGGTGGGTCCGGCTGCGCATCCCGTTCACCACCTTCCCCGGGCGCAGCGTCTACCACTGCCACATCCTCGACCACGAGGACGCCGGAATGATGGCCACCGTCAACGTCCGCGGCTGA
- a CDS encoding SHOCT domain-containing protein translates to MMFWYGNETNVWGYALMTISMVLFWGLVIYGAIALLRYSAREDQPASVTRPTPELLLADRLARGEIDEEQYLRTLETLRGGSRPLAKS, encoded by the coding sequence ATGATGTTCTGGTACGGCAACGAGACGAACGTGTGGGGTTATGCCCTGATGACCATCAGCATGGTGCTGTTCTGGGGGCTGGTCATCTACGGGGCGATCGCCCTGCTCCGCTACTCGGCTCGTGAGGATCAGCCGGCGTCCGTGACCCGGCCGACCCCTGAGTTGTTGCTGGCCGACCGGTTGGCCCGCGGAGAGATCGATGAGGAGCAGTACCTCCGGACCCTGGAGACCCTGCGGGGCGGGTCCCGACCGCTTGCCAAGTCCTGA
- a CDS encoding DMT family transporter produces the protein MLLITGALGACFLGVRWGLRDAPLLWFAALRALLGGTALAVVAAVQRRPLPRSIGSWSSIGALGLVNVSLAFAAMFAGIAGLATGTAAVLANAQPLLILLPAWWLFGERVTARAGIALAVGFGGLLVVAVPGGGGQGALLSLLAAVAVTAGTLMVRRLGDIDIVVASAAHFLIGGVVLAGAALLMEGVPDIAWTPRFVAVLAFLGLVATAATTLAWFVETQRSPLSSLTPWMFLVPVFGLVVGIVVLGERPDAWTVTGVALVLVSMRVALRHQSVAPTRAPV, from the coding sequence ATGCTGTTGATCACAGGTGCTCTCGGGGCATGCTTCCTGGGCGTCCGGTGGGGGCTGCGGGACGCGCCACTGCTGTGGTTCGCCGCGTTGAGGGCGCTGCTCGGCGGGACCGCCCTGGCCGTCGTCGCCGCGGTCCAGCGCCGGCCGCTACCCCGATCGATCGGGAGCTGGAGCAGCATCGGGGCGCTCGGATTGGTCAACGTCAGCCTGGCGTTCGCGGCGATGTTCGCCGGCATCGCGGGGTTGGCCACCGGCACCGCCGCGGTCCTGGCGAACGCCCAGCCCCTGTTGATCCTGCTGCCCGCCTGGTGGTTGTTTGGCGAGCGGGTGACGGCGCGGGCCGGTATCGCGCTCGCGGTCGGGTTCGGCGGGCTGCTCGTCGTCGCGGTGCCCGGTGGCGGCGGGCAGGGAGCGCTGCTTTCGCTGCTCGCGGCCGTCGCGGTCACCGCAGGGACCCTCATGGTCCGGCGCCTGGGCGACATCGACATCGTCGTGGCCAGCGCCGCGCACTTCCTGATCGGCGGAGTGGTCCTGGCTGGCGCCGCCCTGCTCATGGAGGGCGTCCCGGACATCGCCTGGACGCCGCGGTTCGTCGCCGTGCTCGCCTTCCTCGGGCTGGTCGCGACCGCGGCGACCACGCTGGCCTGGTTCGTGGAGACCCAGCGCAGCCCGCTGTCCTCGCTGACGCCGTGGATGTTCCTCGTCCCCGTCTTCGGTCTCGTGGTCGGCATCGTCGTGCTGGGTGAACGCCCCGACGCCTGGACGGTCACGGGCGTCGCACTGGTGCTGGTCAGCATGCGGGTGGCGTTGAGACACCAGTCGGTGGCGCCTACCCGGGCGCCGGTTTGA
- a CDS encoding DUF302 domain-containing protein, translating to MDYSMTITLDLPYDKAVPAVKQALAEQGFGVLTEIDARATMKEKLGKNMEPYIILGACNPQLAHRVLEVDRRIGLLLPCNVVVRADGDDRSIISALDPQVMVTVPEREELRPIADEAGQRIRAALDTLTAG from the coding sequence ATGGACTACAGCATGACGATCACTCTGGACCTGCCCTACGACAAGGCCGTGCCCGCGGTGAAGCAGGCTCTGGCCGAGCAGGGGTTCGGCGTCCTCACCGAAATCGACGCGCGGGCCACCATGAAGGAGAAGCTCGGAAAGAACATGGAGCCCTACATCATCCTGGGCGCCTGCAACCCCCAGCTCGCTCACCGCGTCCTGGAGGTGGACCGCCGGATCGGGCTGCTGCTGCCCTGCAACGTCGTCGTCCGCGCCGACGGGGACGACCGGAGCATCATCTCGGCCCTGGACCCACAGGTCATGGTGACCGTCCCCGAGCGCGAGGAGCTGCGCCCGATCGCAGACGAGGCCGGGCAGCGTATCCGGGCGGCGCTGGACACCCTCACCGCCGGCTGA
- a CDS encoding DUF2933 domain-containing protein: MKHHVPLYALAAAVLILVSVALGVPTSTLFLVGFVLLCPLMMMFMMGGMHGSPRSGTKDPDGHSNDGPEDRDHTQSPGPDRFGQSLINKEKSP, from the coding sequence ATGAAACATCACGTTCCGCTCTACGCTCTCGCCGCGGCGGTCCTGATTCTCGTATCGGTCGCCCTCGGCGTCCCGACCTCGACGCTGTTCCTCGTCGGGTTCGTGCTGCTCTGTCCGCTGATGATGATGTTCATGATGGGCGGCATGCACGGCAGCCCCCGTAGCGGAACCAAGGATCCGGACGGCCACAGCAACGACGGCCCCGAGGATCGCGATCACACACAATCGCCCGGTCCTGATCGTTTCGGGCAATCACTGATCAACAAGGAGAAGTCGCCATGA
- a CDS encoding FkbM family methyltransferase, which translates to MYLLYHLRENVRDARHLGPRFLLRHLSRLRRGDGASVRVSVSGVGRLILRRESQDLGVVREIFREDAYRIPSPPHDRQVDEVYRSLLAQGRRPVIIDAGANNGASAAWFAVRYPRALIVAVEPDPGNAQVARANTAQFGVLVVEAAIGCRSGRVRLVGGDGSTDAVQTVRGDDGVRVVTVPEIVGEQPPGCALFIVKVDIEGFESDLFAHDTGWVGDTSVLYVEPHDYLFPGRGVTRGMQAAAVEHDLELLVARGNLVYVNKAAGPGPGPTRRLPEKG; encoded by the coding sequence ATGTACCTGCTCTACCACCTGCGCGAGAACGTCCGGGACGCGAGACACCTCGGCCCGCGCTTCCTGCTGCGTCACCTGTCGCGACTGCGTCGGGGCGATGGCGCATCCGTCCGGGTGTCCGTGAGCGGTGTCGGTCGGCTGATCCTGCGCCGCGAATCGCAGGACCTCGGTGTCGTCCGGGAGATCTTCCGGGAGGACGCCTACCGCATCCCGTCGCCCCCGCACGACCGGCAGGTGGACGAGGTCTACCGGTCCCTGCTGGCGCAGGGCCGACGCCCTGTGATCATCGATGCGGGAGCCAACAACGGTGCGAGCGCGGCGTGGTTCGCCGTCCGCTACCCCCGGGCATTGATCGTTGCCGTCGAACCCGATCCGGGGAACGCTCAGGTGGCCCGCGCCAACACCGCGCAGTTCGGGGTGTTGGTCGTGGAGGCGGCGATCGGATGCCGGTCGGGGCGGGTACGCCTGGTGGGCGGCGACGGGTCAACGGACGCCGTGCAGACCGTGCGGGGGGACGACGGCGTCCGGGTGGTGACCGTCCCGGAGATCGTCGGGGAGCAACCGCCGGGGTGCGCGCTGTTCATCGTCAAGGTCGACATCGAAGGCTTCGAGTCCGATCTGTTCGCTCATGACACCGGTTGGGTGGGGGACACCTCGGTGTTGTACGTCGAGCCGCACGACTACCTGTTCCCCGGTCGCGGCGTCACCCGCGGGATGCAGGCGGCGGCCGTCGAGCACGATCTGGAGCTGCTCGTCGCGCGGGGAAATCTCGTGTACGTCAACAAGGCGGCGGGTCCGGGCCCAGGGCCGACCAGGAGACTGCCGGAGAAGGGGTAG
- the asnB gene encoding asparagine synthase (glutamine-hydrolyzing) has protein sequence MCGLLSFLSGDGNPDEPAAAVAAALPATAHRGPDESTVHDGGVLVSGFQRLAVVDLDHSHQPMRWGPPEDPRRYTVVFNGEVYNHPELRAELVALHGAEFATRGDTEVLVAAHHYWGPEAVTWLRGMFAFLIWDDREQLLTGARDPFGIKPLYYATGPAGTAFASEKKCLLGLAPALGLDPAASGELDHDALRDYLVLQYVPEPASMHRAVRRIESGTTFTLRPGGQPRSRRYFRPVFHDGAGTGPQVHRRIAAALEDSVAMHLRADVPVGAFLSGGIDSTAIAALARRHDPYLTTFTAGFDRPGFSEIDVAAESAAALGARHVTRVVSAQEVMENLPSIVWYLDDPVADPALVPLWFIAREAAREVTVVLSGEGADELFGGYRIYREPLSLAPFERVPGSLRRLLGRAASALPEGMRGKDLLRRGALPLEERYHGNARIFRPDQLTSVLRGHDPSRLGEEASARHYRLSTGSDPVARMQHVDLFTWLRGDILVKADKMTMAHSLELRVPFLDPEVFAVAAGLPRSEKLAAGTTKYALRRALDGIVPPHVLHRPKLGFPVPIRHWLREEMQDWARQLVRESGAGELVDLTAVERMIDAHRAGPIDHSRKLWAVLTLLIWHGIFVEDRIKPRIPAPVSRIRTDPVIR, from the coding sequence ATGTGCGGACTACTGAGCTTCCTCAGCGGCGACGGCAACCCCGACGAGCCGGCTGCTGCCGTCGCCGCTGCCCTCCCGGCGACCGCGCACCGTGGTCCTGACGAGAGCACCGTCCACGACGGTGGTGTCCTCGTCTCGGGCTTCCAGCGGCTCGCCGTCGTCGACCTGGACCATTCTCATCAACCGATGCGCTGGGGCCCGCCGGAGGACCCGCGCCGCTACACCGTGGTGTTCAACGGCGAGGTCTACAACCATCCCGAGCTGCGCGCCGAACTGGTCGCCCTCCACGGCGCGGAGTTCGCGACCCGGGGCGACACCGAGGTCCTCGTCGCAGCCCACCACTACTGGGGACCCGAGGCGGTCACCTGGCTCCGCGGCATGTTCGCCTTCCTGATCTGGGATGACCGCGAGCAGTTGCTGACGGGGGCCCGTGATCCGTTCGGCATCAAGCCCCTGTACTACGCCACCGGGCCCGCGGGCACCGCGTTCGCGAGCGAGAAGAAGTGCCTGCTCGGACTGGCGCCCGCCCTCGGCCTCGATCCCGCCGCGTCGGGCGAGCTCGACCACGACGCCCTGCGCGACTACCTGGTCCTGCAGTACGTGCCCGAACCGGCGTCGATGCACCGGGCCGTGCGCCGGATCGAGTCCGGCACCACGTTCACGCTGCGACCGGGAGGCCAGCCGAGGTCGCGTCGCTACTTCCGTCCGGTGTTCCACGACGGCGCCGGGACCGGCCCGCAGGTGCACCGCAGGATCGCCGCGGCCCTGGAGGACTCGGTGGCGATGCACCTGCGGGCCGACGTCCCGGTCGGCGCGTTCCTCTCCGGGGGGATCGACTCGACCGCGATCGCCGCCCTCGCCCGCCGGCACGACCCGTACCTGACCACGTTCACAGCGGGTTTCGACCGACCCGGCTTCTCCGAGATCGACGTCGCCGCGGAGTCCGCCGCCGCGCTCGGCGCACGACACGTCACCCGGGTCGTCTCGGCGCAGGAGGTGATGGAGAACCTCCCGTCGATCGTCTGGTACCTCGACGACCCGGTCGCCGATCCCGCGCTCGTGCCGCTGTGGTTCATCGCGCGGGAGGCGGCCCGCGAGGTGACGGTGGTGCTGTCGGGGGAGGGGGCGGACGAGCTGTTCGGCGGCTATCGCATCTACCGCGAACCGCTCTCGCTGGCTCCTTTCGAACGGGTGCCCGGCTCCCTGCGTCGTCTGCTCGGCCGGGCCGCGTCCGCGTTGCCCGAAGGGATGCGCGGCAAGGACCTGCTCCGGCGCGGGGCGCTACCGCTGGAGGAGCGCTACCACGGGAACGCGCGCATCTTCCGGCCCGACCAGCTCACCTCGGTCCTGCGCGGGCACGACCCGTCCCGGCTCGGCGAGGAGGCCAGCGCGCGGCACTACCGGCTCTCGACCGGCTCGGACCCGGTGGCCCGGATGCAGCACGTCGACCTGTTCACCTGGTTACGCGGGGACATCCTGGTCAAGGCGGACAAGATGACGATGGCGCACTCGTTGGAGCTGCGCGTGCCTTTCCTCGATCCCGAGGTCTTCGCGGTGGCCGCGGGGCTGCCCCGGTCGGAGAAGCTCGCCGCCGGCACCACCAAGTACGCGCTGCGGCGAGCCCTGGACGGGATCGTGCCCCCACACGTGCTGCACCGCCCCAAGCTGGGTTTCCCGGTGCCGATCCGGCACTGGTTGCGCGAGGAGATGCAGGACTGGGCCCGCCAGCTGGTGCGCGAGTCGGGCGCCGGTGAGCTCGTCGACCTGACCGCCGTGGAGCGGATGATCGACGCGCACCGCGCCGGCCCGATCGACCACAGCCGCAAGCTCTGGGCCGTGCTGACGCTGTTGATCTGGCACGGGATCTTCGTCGAGGACCGCATCAAGCCCCGGATCCCGGCGCCCGTCTCCCGGATCCGGACCGATCCGGTGATCCGGTGA